A window from Candidatus Arthromitus sp. SFB-rat-Yit encodes these proteins:
- a CDS encoding glycoside hydrolase family 31 protein, translating into MEQLKYRENLNQKFKSYKGEPLVYEEIISKENTVTILYNLRKVCVEYINQSIVSIFVGGLCDEKSNTNSIVLKNDKITLTTQNIGDEIIISSDKIITCVNKIDSRITFKDVFGNVLCEDFEPSFKDENGYVYISKVNDCYAYYGFGERGGDLNKIGCYMENFNTDDPETDDKSLVFYKTIPFYVALNDEKNYGIFFDNSFRSFFDMGRSYEDRIFFGAIGGHIQYNFILGETIKDVVCEYSNLTGKMDMPPFWSLGYQQNRFSYMDSKEILQIVNTFEEKEIPLDAIYFDIDYMDGFRVMTFKVPEFQDAKSLISTLKSKGIKTITILDPGVKVDENYSVYKNGIDGDHFVKNPDGTLYIGAAWANDSAFPDFSNSQAREWWKSELKKFIANYNIDGIWNDMNEPCVFNNDFKTIPENCLHNGDYGILEHKEFHNRYGLEMSRCSFEAQEELNKNLRSFSMSRAIYSGGQRYTSIWTGDNTSLWSQLRMSIPMNCNLGISGFSFVGNDVGGFSSDCEEELFIRWMQIGTFLPIFRNHSNKYTRRQEPWSFGLRAEKIAKNAIELRYRLMPYIYTCFYESHKYGLPLFRPLVMEFQDDINVINMKEEFMLGNSMLIAPIVHKGEMYKTVYLPEGRWYDFMSNKIYNGNKRYKIKCDLDKVIIFVKEGSIIPTYDEKYLNTENRPNKVTFNVYGDVAKGIYYYDDGKTNEYKDGKYNLKIIKINMKNIIEDFLNKGLDEVEESKYIFI; encoded by the coding sequence ATGGAACAATTAAAATATAGAGAAAATTTAAATCAAAAATTTAAATCATATAAAGGAGAGCCCCTTGTTTATGAGGAGATTATTTCAAAAGAAAATACAGTAACTATACTTTACAATCTCAGAAAGGTTTGTGTAGAATATATTAATCAAAGCATTGTGTCAATATTTGTCGGAGGTTTATGTGACGAAAAATCAAATACGAATTCAATTGTTTTAAAGAATGATAAAATCACTCTTACAACCCAAAACATTGGGGACGAAATAATCATATCGAGCGATAAAATAATAACTTGTGTCAATAAGATTGATTCAAGAATTACATTTAAAGATGTATTTGGGAATGTTTTGTGTGAGGATTTTGAGCCATCTTTTAAAGATGAAAATGGATATGTTTATATTTCAAAAGTTAATGATTGTTATGCATATTATGGATTTGGTGAAAGAGGTGGAGATTTAAATAAAATAGGGTGTTATATGGAAAATTTTAATACTGACGATCCAGAAACGGATGATAAATCTCTGGTTTTTTATAAAACAATACCTTTCTATGTGGCATTAAATGATGAAAAAAATTATGGGATATTCTTTGATAATAGTTTTAGAAGTTTTTTTGATATGGGAAGGAGCTATGAAGATAGAATATTTTTCGGAGCTATAGGAGGGCATATACAATATAATTTTATATTAGGTGAAACTATAAAAGATGTTGTTTGTGAATATAGCAATCTAACTGGAAAAATGGATATGCCCCCTTTTTGGAGTCTTGGATATCAACAAAATAGATTTAGTTATATGGATAGCAAAGAAATTCTTCAAATAGTAAATACTTTTGAAGAGAAAGAAATTCCTCTTGATGCAATTTATTTTGATATAGATTACATGGATGGTTTTAGAGTAATGACATTTAAAGTTCCAGAGTTTCAAGATGCGAAATCGCTCATAAGCACTCTAAAAAGTAAGGGGATTAAAACAATAACAATATTAGACCCAGGTGTAAAAGTTGATGAAAATTATAGTGTTTATAAAAATGGTATAGATGGCGATCATTTTGTAAAAAATCCTGATGGAACTTTATATATTGGAGCTGCGTGGGCTAATGATAGTGCATTTCCTGATTTTTCAAATAGTCAGGCGAGGGAATGGTGGAAGAGTGAACTCAAAAAATTTATAGCTAACTATAATATAGATGGAATTTGGAATGACATGAATGAGCCATGTGTATTTAATAATGACTTTAAAACTATACCAGAGAATTGTTTGCATAATGGTGATTATGGGATTTTAGAGCACAAGGAATTTCATAACAGATATGGACTTGAAATGAGTAGATGTTCTTTTGAAGCACAGGAAGAATTAAATAAAAATTTAAGAAGTTTTTCTATGAGTAGAGCTATATATTCAGGAGGTCAGAGATATACTTCGATTTGGACTGGAGATAATACAAGTTTGTGGAGTCAACTCAGAATGTCTATCCCAATGAATTGCAATTTAGGGATTAGTGGTTTTTCTTTTGTTGGAAATGATGTTGGGGGTTTTTCGTCAGATTGTGAAGAAGAATTATTTATAAGATGGATGCAAATCGGAACATTTCTTCCTATATTTAGAAATCATTCAAATAAATATACAAGAAGGCAAGAACCATGGTCTTTTGGTTTAAGAGCTGAAAAAATAGCAAAAAATGCTATAGAGCTTAGATATAGATTGATGCCTTATATATACACATGTTTCTATGAATCTCATAAATATGGTCTTCCTTTGTTTAGACCTCTTGTCATGGAATTTCAAGATGATATAAACGTTATAAATATGAAAGAAGAATTTATGCTCGGAAATTCTATGTTAATTGCTCCGATAGTACATAAAGGAGAAATGTATAAAACTGTTTATCTTCCAGAAGGTAGATGGTATGATTTTATGAGTAATAAAATTTATAACGGTAACAAACGATATAAAATAAAATGTGATTTAGATAAAGTTATTATTTTTGTTAAAGAAGGAAGCATAATACCAACTTATGATGAAAAATATTTAAATACTGAGAACAGACCCAATAAGGTAACTTTTAATGTTTATGGAGATGTAGCAAAGGGAATATATTATTATGATGATGGAAAAACAAATGAATATAAAGATGGGAAATATAATCTTAAAATAATTAAAATAAATATGAAAAATATTATTGAAGATTTTTTAAACAAAGGACTTGATGAGGTTGAAGAATCAAAATACATTTTTATATAA
- a CDS encoding response regulator transcription factor, giving the protein MNKVMLVYDENLIIKDLIEILNWNELGLKITKISNNRNDAIKKFIEDPVDIIISDINIPYLNGLELLKHIKSINNKTRFVIISGYDKFSYVKEALKYGADNYILKPIDKTELKLTLEKIIIDINNDRDIENKILTKNRILFQYINGNIYKKELVKIKNYLGFPLENRNYTVAIITFINKNKNDLTIFIEAIFKEIFIEGYEILHRYDGQIILINSWEKDIKYSKVKNFYEKLKNKIIGTLKQDIFISIGDLTDSIDEIEFTYNIAMALNKYMLTEGKNICLDRHSLKYVNNTITFTKELETINKLIIKRNFYELKNYIEDIFDNNELTPKNIYDFCIKIIFLIHNILEEFKLEKINDKYEDDSLSNIILELCNENNKENIKKFVIYELRELINLMVNADICYSPIIRQVINVINKNYNEELSLKTLAQKYNINSSYLGQIFTKEVGVSFSEYLNKIKNNKAKDLILNTNMKINDIAKSVGYIDTSYFYRKFKKYFGVCPSTLRNMKKY; this is encoded by the coding sequence ATGAATAAAGTTATGTTGGTTTATGATGAAAATTTAATAATTAAAGATTTAATAGAGATATTAAATTGGAATGAGCTTGGACTTAAAATCACAAAAATATCGAATAACAGAAATGATGCTATTAAAAAATTTATAGAAGATCCAGTTGATATCATTATTAGTGATATCAATATACCATATTTAAATGGACTTGAATTACTTAAACATATTAAATCTATTAACAATAAAACAAGATTTGTTATCATCAGTGGATACGATAAATTTTCTTATGTAAAAGAAGCTTTGAAATACGGTGCTGATAATTATATTTTAAAACCTATAGATAAAACTGAACTTAAGCTTACCTTAGAGAAAATAATTATAGATATAAATAATGATAGGGATATTGAAAACAAGATATTAACTAAAAATAGAATTCTTTTTCAATATATAAATGGAAATATTTATAAAAAAGAATTGGTAAAAATAAAAAATTATTTAGGTTTTCCTCTTGAAAATAGAAACTACACAGTTGCAATCATAACATTTATAAATAAGAACAAAAATGATTTAACTATTTTTATAGAAGCTATATTTAAAGAAATCTTCATAGAAGGATATGAAATTTTACATAGATATGATGGGCAGATAATTTTAATAAATTCGTGGGAAAAAGACATTAAATATTCAAAGGTAAAGAATTTCTATGAAAAACTTAAAAACAAAATAATAGGAACTCTTAAACAAGATATTTTTATATCAATAGGTGATTTAACAGATAGCATTGATGAAATTGAATTTACTTATAATATAGCTATGGCTTTAAATAAATACATGCTTACAGAGGGGAAAAATATATGCTTGGATAGGCACTCATTAAAGTATGTTAATAATACCATTACATTTACAAAAGAACTTGAGACTATAAACAAATTGATAATAAAACGCAATTTTTACGAACTTAAAAATTATATTGAAGATATTTTTGATAATAATGAACTAACACCTAAAAATATTTACGATTTTTGCATAAAAATCATATTTTTAATACATAACATACTTGAAGAATTTAAACTTGAAAAAATAAATGATAAATATGAAGATGATAGTTTAAGCAATATAATATTGGAACTTTGTAATGAGAACAACAAAGAAAATATCAAAAAATTTGTTATATATGAACTTAGAGAACTTATTAATCTTATGGTTAATGCTGATATTTGTTACAGCCCTATAATTAGACAAGTTATTAATGTTATAAATAAAAATTACAATGAGGAGTTAAGTTTGAAAACACTTGCACAAAAATACAATATAAATAGTTCTTATTTAGGACAAATATTTACTAAAGAAGTTGGTGTTTCATTTTCTGAATATTTAAACAAGATAAAAAATAACAAAGCAAAGGATCTCATATTAAATACAAATATGAAGATTAATGATATTGCAAAATCTGTTGGATATATAGATACAAGTTATTTTTATAGAAAATTTAAAAAGTATTTTGGTGTATGTCCATCAACTTTGAGAAATATGAAAAAATATTAA
- the pdxS gene encoding pyridoxal 5'-phosphate synthase lyase subunit PdxS, with the protein MNNNRYELNKELAKMLKGGVIMDVTTPEQAKIAEESGACAVMALERIPADIRAAGGVSRMSDPKMIKGIQEAVSIPVMAKCRIGHFVEAQILEAIEIDYIDESEVLSPADDILHINKRNFNVPFVCGAKDLGEALRRINEGASMIRTKGEPGTGDIVQAVRHMRKMNCEISKVSSMREDELYNVAKELQVPYDLLCYVHENKRLPVVNFAAGGIATPADAALMMQLGAEGVFVGSGIFKSGNPVKRATSIVQAVTNYNDSKLIAKLSEDLGEAMVGINPDEIELLMSERGK; encoded by the coding sequence GTGAATAATAATCGTTATGAATTGAACAAAGAATTAGCAAAAATGCTAAAGGGTGGAGTTATTATGGATGTTACTACACCTGAGCAAGCAAAAATTGCTGAAGAGTCAGGAGCTTGTGCTGTTATGGCTTTAGAACGTATACCTGCAGATATTCGTGCAGCTGGTGGAGTATCTCGCATGAGTGATCCGAAAATGATAAAAGGAATTCAAGAAGCTGTTTCTATTCCAGTTATGGCAAAATGTCGTATTGGTCATTTTGTTGAAGCACAAATATTAGAAGCAATAGAGATTGATTATATTGATGAAAGTGAAGTTTTATCGCCTGCTGATGATATTTTACACATTAATAAAAGAAATTTTAATGTTCCTTTTGTTTGTGGTGCAAAAGATTTAGGAGAAGCTTTAAGAAGAATTAATGAAGGTGCTAGCATGATAAGAACAAAGGGTGAGCCAGGTACAGGAGATATCGTGCAAGCAGTTAGACACATGAGAAAAATGAATTGTGAAATATCTAAAGTTTCATCGATGAGGGAAGATGAACTTTATAATGTAGCTAAAGAACTTCAGGTTCCTTATGATCTCTTATGTTATGTTCATGAAAATAAAAGGTTGCCTGTTGTTAATTTTGCAGCTGGTGGAATTGCTACTCCTGCAGATGCTGCACTTATGATGCAACTCGGAGCAGAAGGTGTTTTTGTAGGATCAGGAATTTTCAAATCGGGAAACCCTGTAAAAAGAGCAACATCTATTGTACAAGCTGTTACAAATTATAATGATAGTAAACTTATTGCTAAATTATCTGAAGATCTTGGAGAAGCAATGGTTGGAATTAATCCAGATGAAATTGAACTTCTTATGTCTGAAAGAGGTAAATAG
- a CDS encoding DUF4214 domain-containing protein: MNFRKIKKVVASVLVFSSMFLAGATSVQASTLHNTDAKAAIHNARDGQNIYKGTVSVSGETTYYGSYAVTIPIPAGMGNYKSSVDGDPEGVEDVRSGNNVIIYGLMPGVTYSYMRLTFEDDFRDIDYIYNINPFTVRGGATTPAPTPTPAPTPTPVPTPVPTPTPPPSNVNSQALSNYLNTVYTNVFNRSIDTQGLDYWSGRLSTGQTTLKDFFKNLLVEAEFMQVAPSTQDKIRALYKGIFQRDPDQEGFNYWVSKYNQELTMHNIQNKALVDVIEEMTNGQEFSGILSSLGIY; the protein is encoded by the coding sequence ATGAATTTTAGAAAAATAAAGAAAGTTGTAGCATCTGTTTTAGTTTTTTCGTCTATGTTTTTAGCTGGAGCTACTAGTGTACAAGCATCTACATTACATAATACTGACGCAAAAGCAGCAATACATAATGCCAGAGATGGACAAAATATTTATAAAGGAACTGTTTCTGTAAGTGGTGAAACAACTTATTATGGAAGTTATGCAGTTACTATTCCAATTCCTGCTGGTATGGGAAATTATAAATCTAGTGTTGATGGAGATCCTGAGGGTGTAGAAGATGTAAGAAGTGGTAATAACGTTATAATATACGGTTTAATGCCAGGAGTTACTTATAGTTATATGCGTTTAACATTTGAAGATGATTTTAGAGATATAGATTATATTTATAATATCAATCCTTTTACTGTTAGAGGTGGGGCAACTACTCCAGCGCCAACACCAACTCCAGCGCCAACACCGACTCCAGTTCCAACTCCAGTGCCAACACCAACTCCACCACCATCAAATGTAAATAGCCAAGCGTTAAGCAATTATTTAAATACAGTTTACACAAATGTATTTAATAGAAGTATCGATACACAAGGGTTAGATTACTGGAGTGGAAGATTGTCAACTGGTCAGACAACATTAAAAGATTTCTTTAAAAATCTTTTAGTTGAAGCTGAGTTTATGCAAGTTGCACCATCAACTCAAGATAAAATAAGAGCTCTTTATAAAGGTATATTCCAAAGAGATCCAGATCAAGAAGGATTTAATTATTGGGTATCAAAATACAATCAAGAGTTAACTATGCACAATATTCAAAATAAAGCTTTGGTAGATGTTATTGAAGAAATGACAAATGGACAAGAATTTAGTGGTATATTATCATCTTTAGGTATTTATTAA
- a CDS encoding NAD(P)H-dependent glycerol-3-phosphate dehydrogenase translates to MNLTFLGSGSFGTALAVIFSQYNFNIKMYDRNVDVVSGINCDRKNIKYLKNVIIPEKVIATNDIDEAVYDSDIIFLSVPSQAIREISKKIHNKLKQNAIIVCLSKGIELSTYKRLSEVLEEEFPNNSIVVLSGPSHAEEVAAKQPTALVATSKNMDKAILIRDTLSNDVLRIYTNPDIVGVEIGGAMKNIIALAIGIINGMGYGDNSSAAIITRSLNDLVKMGIAMGGHLETFFGLTGIGDLIVTCLSNHSRNRKCGLLIGQGMKLNEAIEKIGMVVEGVTACKIFYNIAKEKNIEVPIIESIYEVLYNNKELHYIETALMSRNKKDENLNI, encoded by the coding sequence ATGAATTTAACATTTTTAGGTAGTGGAAGTTTTGGGACAGCACTTGCTGTGATTTTCTCACAATATAATTTTAATATCAAAATGTATGATAGAAATGTAGATGTCGTTTCTGGGATTAATTGTGACAGAAAAAATATAAAATATTTGAAAAACGTCATCATTCCCGAAAAAGTTATAGCAACAAATGATATTGATGAAGCTGTTTATGATAGTGATATTATCTTTCTTTCAGTTCCATCGCAAGCTATAAGAGAAATATCAAAGAAAATACATAATAAATTAAAGCAAAATGCTATTATAGTTTGTTTGTCTAAAGGAATAGAGTTAAGTACATATAAAAGATTGTCTGAGGTTTTGGAAGAGGAGTTTCCAAATAATTCAATTGTTGTTTTATCTGGTCCGAGTCATGCAGAAGAAGTTGCAGCAAAACAGCCCACAGCACTTGTTGCTACTTCAAAAAATATGGATAAAGCAATTTTAATTAGAGATACATTATCGAATGATGTTTTGAGAATTTATACAAATCCAGATATTGTTGGAGTTGAAATAGGTGGAGCGATGAAAAATATAATCGCTTTAGCTATAGGAATTATTAATGGTATGGGATATGGAGATAATTCAAGTGCAGCTATTATTACAAGATCTTTAAATGATCTTGTAAAGATGGGTATTGCAATGGGAGGACACTTAGAAACGTTCTTCGGTTTAACAGGAATTGGGGATTTAATTGTTACTTGTCTAAGCAATCATAGTAGAAATAGAAAATGTGGTTTACTTATTGGTCAAGGAATGAAACTTAATGAAGCTATTGAAAAAATAGGTATGGTTGTTGAAGGAGTAACAGCTTGTAAAATATTCTATAATATTGCGAAAGAAAAAAACATTGAGGTTCCCATAATAGAATCTATTTATGAAGTATTGTACAATAATAAAGAATTGCATTATATAGAAACAGCATTAATGTCAAGGAATAAAAAAGATGAAAATCTCAATATATAA
- a CDS encoding glycoside hydrolase family 125 protein, translated as MFIVSTKQNLNTLKDVIKKIATDLYNNIHNEKLKKMFYNCFINTIETTMSFEENDTFVITGDIPAMWLRDSTSQVEHYLPFIKKYPELKDIFVGLINRQVKCILIDPYANAFNKEPNGNKWDNDITEDSPWVWERKYEIDSLCFPIRLMYKYWKESSDSSFFNDDILKVFKMIIDLWKTEQYHFEKSKYSFQRLNCAESDTLSNNGLGNPVTYTGMTWSGFRPSDDSCKYGYLVPSNMFCVVVLSYIAEIASEIYFDNDLSEIALTLRDEIENGINKFAIIEHENFGKIYAYEVDGFGNFNLMDDANVPSLLSIPYIGYKNFNDEIYQNTRNFILSKNNPYYYEGSFASGIGSPHTPENYIWHIALCIQGITSENKDEIEKLINILVDCDGDTNYMHEGFNKDNPKEFTRDWFAWANSLFADFIYKKLIKEQS; from the coding sequence ATGTTTATTGTGAGTACAAAACAAAATTTAAATACATTAAAAGATGTTATTAAAAAAATAGCAACCGACTTATATAACAATATTCATAATGAAAAACTTAAAAAAATGTTTTACAACTGTTTTATAAATACTATTGAAACCACGATGAGTTTCGAAGAAAATGACACATTTGTAATTACTGGAGATATTCCAGCGATGTGGCTTAGAGATTCAACTTCTCAAGTAGAACATTATTTGCCTTTTATAAAAAAGTATCCTGAACTAAAAGATATATTTGTTGGATTAATTAATAGGCAGGTTAAATGTATTTTAATTGATCCTTATGCAAATGCATTCAACAAGGAGCCAAATGGAAACAAATGGGATAATGATATCACTGAAGATAGTCCTTGGGTGTGGGAAAGAAAATATGAAATAGATTCACTTTGCTTTCCAATAAGACTTATGTATAAATATTGGAAGGAATCATCTGATTCTAGTTTCTTTAACGACGATATTTTAAAAGTTTTTAAAATGATAATTGATCTTTGGAAAACTGAGCAATATCATTTCGAGAAATCAAAATATAGTTTCCAAAGATTGAACTGTGCTGAAAGTGATACTTTGTCTAATAATGGACTTGGAAATCCTGTTACTTATACTGGTATGACTTGGTCAGGATTTAGACCTAGTGATGATTCTTGTAAATATGGATATCTTGTTCCATCCAATATGTTTTGTGTTGTTGTGCTATCTTATATAGCAGAGATAGCTTCTGAAATTTATTTTGATAACGATTTGAGTGAGATCGCTCTTACTCTTAGAGATGAAATTGAGAATGGTATAAATAAGTTTGCAATTATTGAACATGAAAATTTCGGGAAAATATACGCGTATGAAGTTGATGGATTTGGAAATTTTAATTTGATGGATGATGCAAATGTTCCAAGTTTACTTTCTATACCATACATTGGATATAAAAATTTTAATGATGAAATTTACCAAAATACAAGAAATTTTATTTTAAGTAAAAACAATCCTTATTATTACGAAGGATCTTTTGCATCAGGAATTGGAAGCCCTCATACTCCAGAAAATTATATATGGCACATAGCTTTATGTATACAAGGAATTACGAGCGAGAATAAAGATGAGATTGAAAAATTAATAAATATACTTGTCGATTGTGATGGCGACACTAATTATATGCATGAAGGATTTAATAAAGATAATCCAAAAGAATTTACTCGTGATTGGTTTGCTTGGGCAAATTCACTTTTTGCAGATTTTATCTATAAAAAACTAATAAAAGAGCAATCATAA
- a CDS encoding DUF624 domain-containing protein, whose translation MLNEIFNFEKLFDTFNYVFWFFILNLLFWIFNIPIILFFVFIGIGGITTYFPLFLVCLLPTAPMFTVILYCVNKIYKNKTISLVADFIRGVKLNFVQALVMWAIELIIIFILYSNIKFFTIIFKSLILNGIFVGILILLAIITPFLFLIISRFSMKNIEVLRLSFTLTFTRPILTITNILLILVFLILFEINSAILLFVSSIFAFCLVFVNRTVFKELEDISKRNNE comes from the coding sequence ATGTTAAACGAAATTTTTAATTTTGAAAAATTATTTGATACTTTTAATTATGTATTTTGGTTTTTCATACTTAATCTTCTATTTTGGATATTTAATATTCCAATTATACTATTTTTTGTATTTATAGGAATCGGTGGAATAACCACATATTTTCCATTATTTTTAGTATGTTTATTGCCAACTGCTCCAATGTTTACAGTGATACTATATTGTGTAAATAAAATTTATAAGAATAAAACTATTTCTCTAGTAGCTGATTTTATAAGGGGAGTTAAATTAAATTTTGTGCAAGCATTAGTTATGTGGGCGATTGAACTGATAATTATATTTATTCTTTATTCAAATATTAAATTTTTCACAATTATATTTAAAAGTTTAATATTAAATGGAATATTTGTGGGTATTTTAATTTTACTTGCTATTATCACACCGTTTTTATTTTTAATCATTAGTAGATTCTCAATGAAAAATATTGAAGTGTTAAGACTTAGTTTTACTTTAACATTTACAAGGCCTATTTTAACTATAACAAATATACTTCTAATACTTGTGTTTTTGATTTTATTTGAAATTAATAGTGCAATTTTATTATTTGTTTCATCTATATTTGCTTTTTGTTTAGTTTTTGTAAATAGGACTGTATTCAAAGAACTTGAAGATATATCAAAAAGAAATAATGAGTAA
- the pdxT gene encoding pyridoxal 5'-phosphate synthase glutaminase subunit PdxT — translation MKIGILSVQGAFIEHKNILKKLGVECIEIRQKFHVNMDFDGLILPGGESTVMRKLLYDLDMFNDLKEKILIGLPVMGTCAGAILLSEKIEGEGNVCFGTIPMTIKRNAYGRQLGSFSIDHEIKNIGVFPMRFIRAPYISHVTPRVEILSKVDNKIVGVEYNNQIALSFHPELTEDDRIHKYFLDKCCKFKLK, via the coding sequence ATGAAAATAGGAATTTTATCTGTGCAAGGAGCTTTTATTGAACATAAAAATATTTTAAAAAAACTCGGAGTTGAATGTATTGAAATAAGACAGAAATTTCATGTAAATATGGATTTTGATGGACTTATATTGCCTGGTGGTGAAAGTACAGTGATGAGAAAGCTGTTATATGATCTAGATATGTTTAATGATCTTAAAGAAAAAATATTGATAGGACTCCCTGTTATGGGGACTTGTGCTGGAGCTATATTACTTTCAGAAAAAATTGAAGGAGAAGGGAATGTATGTTTTGGAACTATCCCAATGACAATAAAAAGGAATGCATATGGAAGGCAATTAGGAAGTTTCTCTATTGATCATGAAATTAAAAATATCGGTGTTTTCCCAATGAGATTTATACGTGCCCCATATATATCCCACGTAACTCCTCGAGTTGAAATTTTAAGCAAGGTTGATAACAAAATTGTTGGTGTTGAATATAACAATCAAATCGCATTATCTTTTCATCCAGAGTTGACAGAAGATGATAGAATCCATAAATATTTCTTGGATAAATGTTGCAAATTTAAATTAAAATAA
- the spoIVA gene encoding stage IV sporulation protein A, whose product MENLNIYEDIAKRTQGDIYIGVVGPVRTGKSTFIKTFMDKMVIPRIENSFKKERARDELPQSGSGKSIHTTEPKFIPNEAVEINFNENLKLKVRLVDCVGYIVDEALGHLEGDTPKMVKTPWFDEEIAFEEAAEIGTRKVITDHSTVGVVVTTDGSFTGIDRESYVDAEERVILDLKSINKPFVVVLNTKHPDTFETQELKLNLEEKYDVPVVAIDIAKMTEEDIEKLFKRVLTEFPVKELHIDLPSWINGLDPKHWLKENFISLIREMSQDINKISDVKKITDYIVEKDEVVSGIDIVETSLGNGKSRIKFNVHSNIFYKILSEICGQEIQDEGHLLEFIKDLYKAKVEYSKVEQALNDVRETGYGLVAPQLSEMRFEEPEIIRQGTRYGVKLKASAPSLHLIKADIQTEISPIMGTERETEELVKSLLEQFENDPSSMWQSNMFGKSLEVLVKEGLQNKLYKMPDDVQAKIQRTLQKIVNEGSGGLICIIL is encoded by the coding sequence TTGGAAAACTTAAATATATACGAAGACATAGCAAAAAGAACGCAAGGTGACATCTATATAGGAGTTGTTGGACCAGTTAGAACAGGAAAATCAACTTTCATAAAAACTTTTATGGATAAAATGGTAATTCCTCGTATCGAAAATTCATTTAAAAAAGAAAGAGCTAGGGATGAATTACCTCAAAGTGGATCTGGAAAAAGCATTCATACAACTGAACCTAAATTTATACCTAATGAAGCAGTTGAAATTAATTTTAATGAAAACTTAAAATTAAAAGTTAGATTAGTTGATTGTGTTGGATACATAGTCGATGAGGCTTTAGGACATTTAGAAGGAGATACTCCTAAAATGGTTAAAACTCCCTGGTTTGATGAAGAAATTGCTTTCGAAGAAGCTGCCGAAATTGGCACAAGAAAAGTTATAACAGACCATTCAACTGTTGGAGTAGTTGTTACTACAGATGGTTCTTTTACAGGAATAGATAGAGAGAGTTATGTTGATGCTGAAGAAAGAGTAATTCTTGATCTTAAAAGTATAAATAAACCTTTTGTAGTAGTTTTAAATACAAAACACCCTGACACATTTGAAACTCAGGAGTTAAAATTAAATCTTGAAGAAAAATATGATGTTCCAGTTGTAGCAATAGATATTGCTAAAATGACAGAAGAAGATATAGAGAAATTATTTAAGAGAGTATTGACAGAATTTCCTGTTAAAGAACTTCATATAGATTTGCCTAGTTGGATAAATGGACTTGATCCTAAACATTGGTTAAAAGAAAATTTCATATCTTTAATAAGAGAGATGAGTCAAGATATAAATAAGATCAGCGATGTTAAAAAGATTACTGATTATATAGTTGAAAAAGATGAGGTTGTAAGTGGAATAGATATAGTAGAAACTAGTCTTGGAAATGGAAAATCTAGAATTAAATTTAATGTTCATAGTAATATTTTCTACAAAATATTAAGTGAAATATGTGGACAAGAGATTCAAGACGAAGGACATTTATTAGAATTTATAAAGGATTTATATAAAGCTAAGGTTGAATATAGTAAAGTTGAACAAGCTTTAAATGATGTTAGAGAAACTGGATATGGTTTAGTTGCACCTCAATTATCTGAAATGAGATTTGAAGAGCCTGAAATTATAAGACAAGGTACACGTTATGGAGTAAAACTAAAAGCATCTGCACCATCGTTACATTTAATTAAAGCTGATATTCAAACTGAAATATCTCCTATAATGGGAACAGAAAGAGAAACTGAAGAGCTTGTTAAATCTTTACTTGAACAATTCGAAAATGATCCATCTAGTATGTGGCAATCAAATATGTTTGGAAAAAGCTTGGAAGTATTAGTTAAAGAGGGACTTCAAAACAAATTATATAAGATGCCAGATGATGTTCAAGCAAAAATTCAGAGGACATTACAAAAGATTGTTAATGAAGGTAGTGGCGGTTTGATTTGTATAATTCTTTAA